The nucleotide sequence GTTCCCGCTCGGCCATGAAATCATCCGTGACACGGGCATCCCGGTCGAACCACGTAGCCCAGCCCTGTCCGGCCGGTACGATGATGCGCGTATTGCCGACGCGAATAATGTCCACCTCCTGGACATCCAGTGAAAAGTCCAGTGCCTTGGGCAATCGAATGGCCCGACTTTGATTGTTCTTGAAGATACGCACGCGTTCCATGGTTTGGCCTCTGCAAGAGCTTGTATATGTTTTGAGCATATACATTGTTGGTGTGGCGTCCTCCATATGTCAATAGCATATACATCATCGTTGATGCCCGCTCTCCGCCTGAAAGCGGCCTGTGAGGGCAGGCGCTGTGTCTGATACGCCGGGCTTCTTAACGGAGAGGGGGGGGGCGTATGGGCGGCCCCAGTTTGCAGGTCAACCAGCGGCCAGCACCTCACGCGCCTGCGCCAGCGTAAAGTCGATATCCGCCTCACCGTGCGCACTGGAAATGAAACCGGCTTCAAACGCTGACGGCGCCAGATACACGCCCCGCTCCAGCATGCCGTGGAAGAACCGTTTGAAGCGCTCCTGATCGCACTGCATCACTTCATCAAAGCGCGTGATGCGGGTCTGCTCGGTAAAGAAAAAGCCGAACATCGCGCCCACCTGATTGGTGGTCATCGCCACGCCCTGTTCGCGGGCCAGGGTGGACAGGCCGTCCATCAGGCGTGCGGCACGGGCTTCCAGCGTGGCATGGAAATCCGGCTGGCTGATCTTCTCCAGGGTGGCGAGGCCGGCGGCCATGGCCACCGGGTTACCGGACAGTGTGCCGGCCTGATACACCGGCCCGGCCGGCGCCAGATGCTGCATGATGTCGCGGCGGCCGCCGAAGGCGCCCACCGGCATGCCGCCGCCGATGATTTTGCCAAGGGTGGTCATGTCCGGCTTGACGCCATACAGCGCCTGGGCGCCGCCCAGTGCCACACGGAAGCCGGTCATCACTTCATCGAATATCAGCAGGCTGCCGTAGTCATCGCAGAATTTCCGCAACCCTTCCAGGAAGCCGTTCACCGGCGGCACGCAGTTCATGTTGCCGGCCACCGGCTCGACGATCACGCAGGCGATGCGCTCGCCGTGTTCCTGAAAGCAGGCTTCCACACTGGACAGATCGTTGTAGTCCAGTGTCAGGGTGTGTTCGGTGACGGCCTTCGGCACGCCCGGTGAACTGGGCACGCCCAGCGTCAGGGCACCGGAGCCGGCCTTGACCAGCAGGCTGTCGACATGGCCGTGGTAGCAGCCCTCGAATTTCACGATCAGGTCGCGGCCGGTGAAGCCGCGCGCCAGACGGATGGCGCTCATGGTGGCCTCGGTGCCGGAACTGACCATGCGCACCTGTTCAATGGACGGCACCAGCTCGCAGACTTTCTGTGCCATCGCCACTTCGATGGCGGTCGGGGCGCCGAAGCTCATGCCGGCGTCGATGGCAGCGTGGACCTTCGCCAGCACCTCCGGGTCACCGTGGCCCAGGATCATCGGGCCCCAGGAGCCGATGTAATCGATGTAGCGGTTGTCGTCTTCATCGAACAGGTAGGCGCCTTCGGCACGGTGGAAGAACACCGGGGTGCCGCCGACGCCGTTGAAGGCGCGGACCGGGGAATTCACGCCACCGGGAATGTACTGACGGGCGTCGCGGAACAGGTCTTCGGAATGTCTGCGGGGCATGGGTAACCTCTTGCTGGCAGGCCGGCGTCGCGCGGGTCTGGAATGGTTGAGAAAACAGAGCGGGCAGTCAGAACAGCTCGGCGAGCTGGCGCGCTGCAGCACGTATATCGGTGGTGCCGAACAGCGCGTGGATGACCGCCAGAATATCGGCGCCGGCATC is from Isoalcanivorax pacificus W11-5 and encodes:
- the hemL gene encoding glutamate-1-semialdehyde 2,1-aminomutase, translating into MPRRHSEDLFRDARQYIPGGVNSPVRAFNGVGGTPVFFHRAEGAYLFDEDDNRYIDYIGSWGPMILGHGDPEVLAKVHAAIDAGMSFGAPTAIEVAMAQKVCELVPSIEQVRMVSSGTEATMSAIRLARGFTGRDLIVKFEGCYHGHVDSLLVKAGSGALTLGVPSSPGVPKAVTEHTLTLDYNDLSSVEACFQEHGERIACVIVEPVAGNMNCVPPVNGFLEGLRKFCDDYGSLLIFDEVMTGFRVALGGAQALYGVKPDMTTLGKIIGGGMPVGAFGGRRDIMQHLAPAGPVYQAGTLSGNPVAMAAGLATLEKISQPDFHATLEARAARLMDGLSTLAREQGVAMTTNQVGAMFGFFFTEQTRITRFDEVMQCDQERFKRFFHGMLERGVYLAPSAFEAGFISSAHGEADIDFTLAQAREVLAAG
- the vapB gene encoding type II toxin-antitoxin system VapB family antitoxin, giving the protein MERVRIFKNNQSRAIRLPKALDFSLDVQEVDIIRVGNTRIIVPAGQGWATWFDRDARVTDDFMAEREQPDDQERDALE